Proteins from a single region of Primulina tabacum isolate GXHZ01 chromosome 5, ASM2559414v2, whole genome shotgun sequence:
- the LOC142547809 gene encoding uncharacterized protein LOC142547809 has translation MKLRDEQKKRRKQNINPHRMSRKGYARFADEIADELCDDDDINRAIMWKKGRVNKKGQYEGDELKSAIEKIDGYVQQKIEGTLQYEEGKNDILTKALDSYEHSGRVRDVGGYITPSIYFNIGRVWKSPFGDDHIFLNQTKELMEAKILISKQDARITEQNARISDQDARIQRLEEMFKKGASNFDIEEKGSCSVKLHPMSDDKIKKGARNYATSHDDDVKTLSNAEFLQGKPVALALESRTNIVAYGTIVHVNADDKLFHGVPSPITCMHVSIDNAVDKLAHFPFPIPNECDTVGDAVGTHVAWPAHFVVIQDEKLQKKKNVDHRNKIGLSSSVPRSLHLLYCYCKRALTDEQNLSLLFDHDLFDESYELLLHLEDIIPFYSLDPISANCIVVYMWHLYKKMKKDNKADKFRFVNPHTIPYMPYVSKLDRNGKIEHLNERASVLAERLSVASTNQLVLVPHNIGYHWILTVIDPYKEMVYLLDSLSHRNRYDDWKYVECKIV, from the exons ATG AAATTGCGTGATGAACAAAAGAAGAGAAGAAAGCAAAACATAAACCCCCATCGTATGTCTCGCAAAGGATATGCACGTTTCGCCGACGAAATA GCAGATGAGTTATGTGACGATGATGATATAAATCGAGCAATTATGTGGAAGAAAGGACGGGTCAATAAGAAGGGTCAATATGAAGGCGATGAGTTGAAATCGGCAATAGAAAAGATT GATGGTTATGTGCAACAAAAAATCGAGGGTACGTTGCAATATGAAGAGGGAAAAAATGATATCCTTACGAAAGCACTGGATTCATATGAACATTCTGGTCGTGTGAGAGATGTTGGAGGTTATATCACTCCAAGCATCTACTTTAATATTGGTAGAGTATGGAAGAGTCCTTTTGGTGATGACCATATATTTCTTAATCAAACAAAGGAGTTGATGGAGGCGAAGATATTAATCTCAAAACAAGATGCACGAATCACAGAACAAAATGCACGCATATCAGATCAAGATGCACGCATACAGAGACTTGAAGAAATGTTCAAAAAGGGTGCAAGCAACTTTGACATTGAAGAAAAAGGTAGTTGCTCAGTAAAGTTGCATCCCATGAGTGACGATAAAATCAAAAAGGGTGCAAGAAACTATGCAACTTCGCATGATGATGACGTGAAAACTTTGAGCAATGCTGAGTTTCTACAG GGCAAGCCGGTTGCATTGGCATTGGAATCTAGGACCAACATTGTTGCCTACGGTACAATTGTCCATGTCAATGCGGATGATAAATTATTTCATGGTGTTCCATCACCCATTACTTGCATGCACGTATCCATTGATAATGCTGTGGACAAATTAGCACATTTTCCATTTCCAATTCCAAACGAATGTGATACTGTTGGTGATGCTGTTGGAACACATGTAGCTTGGCCAGCACACTTCGTAGTAATTCAAGATGAG AAGCttcaaaagaagaaaaatgtcGACCACAGAAATAAGATTGGTTTGTCTTCAAGTGTGCCAAGATCTTTACATCttttgtattgttattgtaaACGTGCTCTAACCGATGAACAAAATTTATCACTGCTTTTTGATCATGATTTATTTGACGAGAGTTACGAACTACTTCTGCACCTTGAAGACATCATTCCTTTCTATAGTTTGGATCCAATATCTGCCAATTGTATAGTTGTGTACATGTG GCATCTGtataaaaagatgaaaaaagaCAACAAGGCTGACAAGTTTAGATTTGTCAATCCACACACGATCCCATACATGCCATATGTATCCAAACTTGACAGAAACGGTAAAATCGAACACTTGAATGAAAGAGCAAGTGTTTTGGCCGAAAGACTAAGTGTTGCATCAACAAATCAACTAGTTTTAGTGCCACATAATATTGG TTATCATTGGATTCTCACTGTCATCGATCCTTACAAGGAGATGGTTTATTTGTTGGATTCACTTAGTCATCGAAACCGTTACGATGACTGGAAATATGTG GAGTGTAAGATTGTTTAA